In the Thermodesulfovibrio yellowstonii DSM 11347 genome, one interval contains:
- a CDS encoding sigma-54 interaction domain-containing protein, producing MKDEILIIGQSIQIQRILTFIDKLSKTDTTALIMGESGTGKELVAKMIHQKSSRAEKPFIPVNCAAIPSELLESELFGHEKGAFTGAQNCRYGRFELANEGTIFLDEIGDMPLHLQVKILRVIQEKTFERIGGTRPIQVNVRIIAATNKDLENEVKEGRFREDLFWRLNVVPVVIPPLRERKEDIPLLCEYFINKFSHKFGYSLQIKPEVMQIFLNYTWPGNVRELENLIERLYVLNEGGNINIKDIPERIRFGENSFQKELIPDDLNPFSSGIDLNEVLKEYEKKLILHALNLHGWIKSRAAKYLNINRTTLIEKMKRLNIKDNENED from the coding sequence ATGAAGGATGAAATTTTGATTATCGGGCAATCTATTCAAATTCAGAGAATTCTGACATTCATAGATAAACTTTCAAAAACTGATACTACTGCTTTAATAATGGGTGAAAGCGGAACAGGCAAAGAACTTGTGGCAAAAATGATTCATCAAAAAAGTTCAAGAGCAGAAAAACCTTTTATTCCTGTAAACTGTGCTGCCATACCTTCTGAACTTCTTGAATCTGAACTCTTTGGACATGAAAAAGGAGCATTCACAGGAGCACAGAATTGTCGTTATGGCAGATTTGAGCTTGCAAATGAAGGCACAATTTTTCTTGATGAGATAGGTGATATGCCCCTTCATCTTCAGGTAAAAATATTAAGGGTCATTCAGGAAAAAACATTTGAAAGAATAGGAGGAACACGTCCTATTCAAGTTAATGTTAGAATTATTGCAGCAACAAATAAAGATTTAGAAAATGAAGTAAAAGAAGGAAGATTCAGAGAGGACCTTTTCTGGAGGCTGAATGTTGTTCCTGTGGTAATCCCTCCATTAAGGGAAAGAAAGGAAGACATCCCGCTTTTATGTGAATATTTTATCAATAAATTTTCGCATAAATTTGGATATTCATTACAGATTAAGCCTGAAGTTATGCAAATATTTTTAAACTACACATGGCCAGGTAATGTTAGAGAACTTGAAAACTTAATTGAAAGACTTTATGTTTTGAATGAAGGTGGTAATATTAATATTAAAGACATTCCCGAACGAATAAGATTTGGAGAAAATTCATTTCAAAAGGAGCTTATTCCAGATGATTTAAATCCTTTTAGTTCAGGAATAGACCTCAATGAGGTTTTAAAGGAGTATGAGAAAAAACTAATTTTACATGCATTGAATTTGCATGGATGGATTAAAAGCAGAGCAGCAAAGTATTTAAATATAAACAGAACAACGCTTATTGAAAAAATGAAAAGACTTAATATTAAAGACAATGAAAATGAGGATTAA
- a CDS encoding tetratricopeptide repeat protein encodes MRINKFILIASILIFSIAYAEDTLKKGEDFLKIEDYINAREFFKRYTEDPKLADKALLGLAKAEYFLGNYYEATIPLKRLLRDFKNSSAINEANLYMGLSYLKAGRFREAEDYLKKVESPFDKKAMIGYGWLALHKGDLKSVEAVLHKLDKKDFNEPDTALLRIKYLAMTGKAEEALKEFNKNLKLRKTLYDIDKADILIRANKFADAETLLKKFIERSKKLSDTIKAKKMLFEMYLAQNKTSEALKVGKEIYFYIPTDDVRLKLYSIYMNSKSYDEALRMLFVLRDKELKNKKIEEFIKAVMHENPEKATAYIVKIYPFLPSDSLLLLQSAQFLISHGKYNEAKNLLRKIQTGPRKAEAVLPYSKILINEGKYNEAKKLLEPLKDKNDMAKALYAQILDKEGDKLTALSYLRKISKSIKDPDILTSIGNLEYSNGDRKKAIHYWIEASKSGNAEATLKAADYFYLLKKTKEAIQYYKRAIDIGIKDNDSLMWAYYQYGKLANDKTYLEKVANSKGELAEAAKALLEKL; translated from the coding sequence ATGAGGATTAACAAGTTTATTCTTATTGCTTCAATTTTGATATTCAGCATTGCCTATGCAGAAGACACTCTTAAAAAAGGAGAGGATTTTTTAAAAATAGAAGATTATATTAATGCAAGAGAATTTTTTAAAAGATACACTGAAGACCCGAAACTTGCAGATAAAGCACTTTTAGGACTTGCTAAGGCAGAATATTTTCTTGGGAATTACTATGAAGCAACTATTCCTCTTAAAAGACTTCTAAGAGATTTTAAAAACTCTTCTGCCATCAATGAAGCTAATCTTTATATGGGCTTAAGTTATTTAAAAGCTGGCAGATTCAGGGAAGCAGAAGACTACTTAAAAAAAGTAGAATCGCCATTTGATAAAAAGGCAATGATTGGATATGGCTGGCTTGCACTTCATAAAGGTGATTTAAAATCAGTAGAGGCAGTTTTACATAAGCTTGACAAAAAAGATTTTAATGAACCAGATACTGCTTTGTTACGGATAAAGTATCTTGCAATGACAGGTAAGGCTGAAGAGGCTTTAAAGGAGTTTAATAAAAATTTAAAACTAAGAAAAACCCTGTATGATATTGATAAAGCTGATATTTTAATCAGAGCTAATAAATTTGCAGATGCAGAAACTCTCTTAAAAAAATTTATAGAAAGATCAAAAAAACTGTCTGATACTATCAAGGCAAAAAAAATGCTTTTTGAAATGTATCTTGCGCAAAATAAAACCAGTGAAGCTTTGAAAGTTGGAAAAGAGATATACTTTTACATTCCTACAGATGATGTAAGACTAAAGCTTTACTCTATTTATATGAACAGCAAGAGCTATGATGAAGCATTGAGAATGCTTTTTGTATTGAGAGATAAAGAACTTAAAAATAAAAAAATTGAAGAGTTTATAAAAGCTGTCATGCATGAAAATCCTGAAAAGGCAACAGCTTATATTGTTAAAATATATCCATTTTTACCCTCAGACTCATTACTACTGCTTCAGTCAGCTCAATTTCTTATTTCTCATGGAAAATACAATGAAGCTAAAAATCTATTGAGAAAAATACAAACAGGTCCGAGAAAGGCTGAAGCGGTGCTGCCCTATTCCAAAATTTTGATAAATGAGGGAAAATACAATGAAGCTAAAAAACTTTTGGAACCTCTTAAAGATAAAAATGATATGGCAAAGGCTCTATATGCTCAAATTCTTGATAAAGAAGGAGATAAACTAACAGCACTTTCTTATTTAAGAAAGATATCAAAATCAATCAAAGACCCTGATATTTTAACATCAATAGGCAATCTTGAGTATTCTAATGGAGACAGAAAAAAAGCTATTCATTACTGGATTGAAGCATCAAAGTCTGGAAATGCGGAAGCAACACTTAAAGCTGCTGACTATTTTTATCTTTTAAAAAAAACAAAAGAGGCTATTCAATATTATAAAAGAGCTATAGATATCGGAATAAAAGACAATGACTCTCTGATGTGGGCATATTATCAGTATGGAAAGCTTGCAAATGATAAAACATATCTTGAAAAGGTTGCCAATTCAAAAGGAGAACTGGCTGAAGCAGCAAAAGCACTTCTTGAGAAATTATGA
- a CDS encoding two-component system sensor histidine kinase NtrB — MKHEELLSEAILKINTASEALIKYYRVLEDRISRLTEEVDQKKRLLSSIIDSIDIAVVFFDRDGVIKLINRAGENLFNVKAEDIIGQKKLPIKIKDDLIYPANSTKPFYSIVSQSDVLDSEGDKIGYVFLCKDITRIKELEAENERNRRLTAMGSLVMKIAHEIRNPLGSIELFANMISEDLKESIHGDYARRISSSVRMLRNTLENMLSFTRGINPKKTSVCINELIEEIIKEFQELFSRVGIEVCNKIKDRFVIYLDSSLIRQALINLIVNAYQAMPDGGTITIDAYKDGEFVKLIIKDTGQGIDSEIVEKIFDPFFSTKDRGTGLGLSITNSIISAHGGRIEVKSKISKGTEFAIYLPVR; from the coding sequence ATGAAACATGAAGAACTATTAAGCGAAGCAATATTAAAGATTAATACAGCCTCAGAAGCTTTAATTAAATATTATAGAGTTCTTGAGGATAGAATCAGCCGTCTTACAGAAGAAGTTGACCAGAAAAAAAGGCTTCTAAGCAGTATAATTGACAGTATTGATATAGCTGTTGTATTTTTTGACAGAGATGGTGTCATTAAATTAATCAATCGTGCAGGTGAAAATCTTTTTAATGTAAAGGCTGAAGATATTATAGGTCAAAAAAAATTACCCATAAAAATTAAAGATGATCTTATTTATCCAGCAAACTCAACAAAACCATTTTATTCAATAGTTTCTCAATCAGATGTTCTTGATTCAGAAGGAGACAAAATTGGATATGTTTTTTTGTGTAAAGATATTACAAGAATAAAAGAACTTGAAGCAGAAAATGAAAGAAATCGGAGACTTACAGCAATGGGCTCTCTTGTAATGAAAATAGCTCATGAGATAAGAAATCCTCTTGGAAGTATTGAACTTTTTGCGAATATGATATCAGAAGACCTTAAAGAAAGCATTCACGGAGATTATGCAAGAAGAATCTCAAGTTCTGTAAGAATGTTGCGAAATACTCTTGAAAACATGCTCAGTTTTACAAGAGGGATAAATCCAAAGAAGACCTCTGTATGTATTAATGAACTAATTGAAGAAATAATAAAAGAGTTTCAGGAATTATTCAGCAGAGTAGGAATAGAAGTCTGTAACAAAATAAAAGATAGATTCGTGATATATCTTGATTCTTCCCTCATAAGACAGGCACTTATTAATCTTATTGTTAATGCTTATCAAGCCATGCCTGATGGAGGAACTATTACTATTGATGCATACAAGGATGGAGAGTTTGTAAAACTTATAATCAAAGACACAGGTCAAGGGATTGACAGTGAAATAGTTGAAAAAATCTTTGACCCTTTTTTCTCTACAAAAGATAGAGGCACAGGACTTGGTTTAAGTATCACAAATAGTATAATTTCTGCTCATGGTGGAAGAATTGAAGTAAAAAGTAAAATTAGCAAAGGCACAGAATTTGCAATTTATCTACCAGTAAGATGA
- a CDS encoding sigma-54-dependent transcriptional regulator — protein MIIDDEPDMGFALKEGMSRLGFDAHYYRDPSQLLSNINFSDFSLIITDVKMPKMDGLQLLEEIRKRGIFTPVIVITGYGNVEDAVRAMKLGAVDYIMKPFSMETLKSLVSRLIPEQDEIVAESREMRRILEIVKEIARTDITVLLTGESGVGKEVIARYIHKHSPRSNQPFVAINCAAITETLLEAELFGHEKGAFTGATERKPGKFELANKGTILLDEISEMAYRLQAKLLRVIQEKEIDRVGGTKPIPIDVRIIATTNKDLAEEVKKGNFREDLFYRINVFPIRIPPLRERSDDIIPLAEFFLKRLSNKMSKNFTITEDMKKFLLKKSWQGNVRELENFIYRSAVLSQDGILRLHEDEINLFEEEKPVKAGKLKDAERELIVDALKKTEGNRTKAAKILGISVRTLRNKINEYGLKDV, from the coding sequence TTGATAATAGATGATGAACCAGACATGGGTTTTGCTCTTAAGGAGGGTATGTCAAGGCTTGGATTTGATGCCCATTATTACAGGGACCCTTCGCAATTGCTTTCTAACATCAATTTCAGCGATTTTTCCCTTATTATTACAGATGTAAAAATGCCGAAAATGGACGGCTTACAACTTCTTGAAGAAATAAGAAAGAGAGGTATTTTTACGCCTGTAATTGTCATAACAGGCTATGGAAATGTAGAGGATGCTGTAAGAGCAATGAAACTTGGTGCTGTTGATTACATTATGAAACCATTTTCAATGGAAACTTTAAAATCTCTTGTTTCAAGGTTAATTCCAGAGCAGGATGAAATTGTTGCAGAATCAAGGGAGATGCGAAGAATTCTTGAAATTGTCAAAGAAATAGCAAGAACAGATATTACGGTGTTGCTTACTGGAGAAAGCGGTGTTGGTAAAGAAGTTATTGCAAGATATATTCATAAACATAGCCCAAGGTCAAATCAGCCCTTTGTTGCTATAAATTGTGCAGCTATTACAGAAACACTCCTTGAAGCCGAACTTTTTGGACATGAAAAAGGAGCATTCACAGGAGCAACTGAAAGAAAACCTGGTAAGTTTGAGCTTGCCAACAAAGGAACAATTCTCCTTGATGAGATAAGTGAGATGGCTTACAGACTTCAGGCAAAGCTTTTAAGAGTAATTCAGGAAAAAGAAATTGATAGAGTTGGAGGCACAAAGCCTATTCCAATAGATGTTAGAATAATTGCAACAACCAATAAAGACCTTGCAGAGGAAGTCAAAAAAGGCAATTTCAGAGAAGACCTTTTTTATAGAATAAATGTTTTTCCAATAAGAATTCCACCACTTAGAGAAAGAAGTGATGATATAATTCCTCTTGCTGAGTTTTTTCTTAAAAGACTTTCTAATAAGATGTCAAAAAATTTTACAATTACAGAGGATATGAAAAAATTTTTATTGAAAAAATCATGGCAGGGAAATGTGAGAGAACTTGAGAATTTTATTTACAGGTCTGCTGTTTTAAGTCAAGATGGAATACTGAGACTCCATGAAGATGAAATAAATCTATTTGAAGAAGAAAAACCTGTCAAAGCTGGCAAATTGAAAGATGCTGAAAGAGAATTGATTGTAGATGCTTTAAAAAAAACAGAGGGAAATCGCACAAAGGCTGCAAAAATTCTTGGAATTAGTGTGAGAACATTGAGAAACAAAATAAATGAGTATGGACTTAAAGATGTATAG
- the flgB gene encoding flagellar basal body rod protein FlgB: MDKSIKILEKVMDICTYRQKILASNIANADTPNYKAKDINFQEELKKAAESHNAEYKVIEAPTTMPNRDGNTVNIEVEMTKLAETMLMYNGATQLFSTRIRMLKDAIKGGR; this comes from the coding sequence ATGGATAAATCAATAAAAATTCTTGAAAAAGTAATGGATATTTGTACCTATAGGCAAAAAATTCTTGCTTCAAATATAGCAAATGCAGACACTCCTAACTACAAAGCAAAGGATATAAATTTTCAGGAAGAATTAAAAAAAGCAGCAGAAAGCCATAATGCAGAGTATAAAGTTATTGAAGCACCGACAACAATGCCAAACAGAGACGGAAATACTGTTAACATAGAAGTGGAAATGACAAAACTTGCAGAAACTATGCTTATGTATAATGGTGCAACACAACTATTTTCAACGAGAATTCGTATGTTAAAAGATGCAATAAAAGGAGGTAGATAG
- the flgC gene encoding flagellar basal body rod protein FlgC — protein sequence MKDIFLPLKVSATGLEAQKIRLNVIASNLANINSTKTPEGGPYRRKDVLFTTYMYDQISQGVDVQRIVEDQRPFRIVYEPSHPDADKNGYVKYPNVNPMEEMINLISASRAYEANLTMINSYKDMFMRTLDLLKV from the coding sequence GTGAAGGACATATTTTTGCCTCTCAAAGTATCAGCAACAGGACTTGAAGCACAGAAAATAAGGCTTAATGTAATTGCATCAAATCTTGCTAATATAAATTCAACAAAAACCCCAGAGGGCGGTCCTTACAGAAGAAAGGATGTTCTTTTTACAACATATATGTATGACCAGATTTCTCAAGGTGTAGATGTGCAGAGAATTGTTGAAGACCAGCGACCTTTCAGAATTGTCTATGAACCATCACATCCTGATGCAGATAAAAATGGATATGTAAAATATCCGAATGTAAATCCAATGGAAGAGATGATTAATCTTATCTCTGCCTCACGTGCTTATGAAGCAAATCTTACGATGATAAACTCTTATAAGGATATGTTTATGAGAACACTGGATTTATTAAAAGTTTAG
- the fliE gene encoding flagellar hook-basal body complex protein FliE: MTEIKNISELLGKSLQDLKELQGTQKESFEQALKDAIKEASQVEQEAQNAIEAFSKGELSIHQVVLAMEKADMTLQTLIQVRNKVLTAYEEISRMQV; encoded by the coding sequence ATGACAGAGATAAAAAACATAAGTGAACTTTTGGGGAAAAGCTTACAGGACCTGAAAGAACTTCAGGGAACACAGAAGGAGTCCTTTGAGCAGGCTTTAAAAGACGCTATAAAAGAGGCTTCTCAGGTTGAACAAGAGGCTCAAAATGCAATTGAGGCATTCTCAAAAGGAGAACTGAGTATTCATCAGGTTGTGCTGGCTATGGAAAAGGCTGATATGACACTTCAAACACTCATTCAGGTTAGAAACAAAGTATTAACAGCTTATGAGGAAATCTCACGTATGCAGGTTTAA
- the fliF gene encoding flagellar basal-body MS-ring/collar protein FliF: MAITDRVKTVLENIKNMPLNRKLALAGLTLIVFAIILTLFLWLPKQDYQVLYSNLSAEDAGNVINKLKEKKVPYQVKDNAIYVPSQKVHELRLELASQGIPSGGGVGFEIFDKTQIGLTEFSQRVNYIRALQGELQRTIKQLQEVDQVRVHIAIPEKSIFTEKEDHPTASVVLKLKPGRALSKEQVSSIVHLVSSSVEGLSPQYVTVVDQYGNLLSAPKDSTQLAEATHIEYKRNIEKTYEKNIQSMLENIVGKGKAIVRVSADIDFSKVEKVEEKYDPDTIAIRNEQRTQEKTMSPQQGGIPGVLSNQPGQPQTGATQQNIQSQKQQESINYEVSKSISKILQSTGQIKKISVAVLIDGIYKEEKGKKVYVPRSDEEIKKYQELVQASIGYNKERGDYVIVESIPFEIVPEEKPGIDYWGIATTILKYLIPLVIIALIILFVVKPIIELLKKPVEEKIKKKEIVISEEAVPPVMKERDIREEIRHIARTNPKKVIAILREWITE; this comes from the coding sequence ATGGCAATTACAGATAGAGTTAAAACAGTATTAGAAAACATCAAAAACATGCCCTTAAACAGAAAATTAGCTCTTGCAGGGCTTACTCTTATTGTTTTTGCTATAATTTTAACTTTATTCCTATGGTTGCCCAAACAGGATTATCAGGTTTTATACAGTAATCTTTCTGCTGAAGATGCTGGGAATGTTATAAATAAGCTTAAAGAGAAAAAAGTTCCCTATCAAGTAAAAGACAATGCAATATATGTTCCTTCTCAGAAAGTTCATGAGCTGAGACTTGAGCTTGCTTCACAGGGAATTCCATCAGGAGGCGGAGTTGGTTTTGAGATATTTGATAAAACTCAAATAGGGCTTACTGAGTTTTCTCAGCGTGTAAATTATATAAGAGCTCTACAGGGTGAACTTCAAAGGACAATAAAACAGCTTCAGGAAGTTGATCAAGTGAGAGTTCATATAGCCATTCCAGAAAAATCAATTTTTACAGAAAAAGAAGATCATCCAACAGCATCTGTGGTTTTAAAGCTTAAGCCAGGCAGAGCTCTTTCAAAAGAACAGGTGTCAAGCATAGTTCATCTTGTCTCAAGCAGTGTTGAAGGTCTTTCTCCCCAATATGTAACAGTAGTTGACCAATATGGGAATCTTCTTTCTGCACCAAAAGACTCAACTCAACTTGCAGAGGCTACGCATATTGAATATAAAAGAAATATTGAAAAAACATATGAGAAAAACATTCAGAGCATGCTTGAAAATATAGTAGGCAAGGGGAAAGCAATAGTCAGAGTTTCTGCAGATATAGATTTTTCAAAGGTTGAAAAAGTTGAAGAAAAGTATGATCCTGATACAATTGCGATAAGAAATGAACAGCGTACACAGGAAAAGACAATGTCACCTCAGCAAGGAGGAATCCCCGGGGTGCTATCAAATCAGCCGGGACAACCTCAGACAGGCGCTACCCAGCAGAACATACAGTCTCAAAAACAACAGGAAAGTATAAATTATGAAGTAAGTAAAAGTATAAGCAAAATTTTGCAGTCCACAGGTCAAATAAAAAAGATATCTGTTGCTGTTCTGATAGATGGAATTTATAAGGAAGAAAAGGGTAAAAAAGTTTATGTTCCAAGAAGTGATGAAGAAATTAAAAAATATCAAGAGCTTGTTCAGGCATCAATAGGATATAATAAAGAAAGAGGAGATTATGTGATAGTTGAGAGCATTCCATTTGAGATTGTGCCCGAAGAAAAACCAGGTATTGATTATTGGGGGATAGCAACAACAATTCTTAAATATCTGATACCTCTTGTTATTATTGCGCTTATAATTCTTTTTGTTGTCAAACCCATTATTGAACTCCTTAAAAAACCTGTGGAAGAAAAAATTAAGAAAAAAGAGATTGTTATATCAGAAGAAGCTGTGCCTCCTGTAATGAAAGAAAGAGACATCAGAGAAGAGATAAGACACATAGCAAGAACCAATCCTAAGAAAGTTATTGCAATACTGAGAGAGTGGATAACTGAATAA
- the fliG gene encoding flagellar motor switch protein FliG has translation MRKFSGVEKVAALLSLIGEDAATELFKHFDPIELARIIPMMSRIKLTQEEAEAILNEFAEKVGTAPVMVDEEYIKTILTKAFGEEQAAKLISKIESGASAFDILRWLDSSAIATMLQREHPQTIAIILAHLEPTQAAEVLSKFPEQFKIEISQRIANLEQISPTILTELEDVLQSQLRSYTQSRRIGGVKTVAEILNQMDRTSEELILKNIEEKDPILADEIRKLMFTFEDLIYVDDRGIQTILKEISTDDLALALKMASEELKEKIFKNMSSRAVEILKEEMEAKGPVRVSDVEKAQMNIVRVARKLEEEGKIVVGKRGGEAIVT, from the coding sequence ATGAGGAAATTTTCAGGGGTAGAAAAAGTTGCTGCTCTTCTTTCTTTAATTGGCGAAGATGCAGCAACAGAACTTTTTAAACATTTTGACCCTATTGAGCTTGCCAGAATTATTCCTATGATGTCAAGAATAAAGCTTACTCAAGAAGAAGCTGAGGCAATTCTAAATGAGTTTGCCGAAAAAGTTGGCACTGCTCCGGTCATGGTTGATGAAGAGTATATAAAAACAATACTTACAAAAGCATTTGGAGAAGAACAGGCAGCAAAGCTTATAAGCAAGATAGAAAGTGGTGCTTCTGCTTTTGATATTTTGAGGTGGCTTGATTCATCTGCGATAGCAACAATGCTTCAGAGAGAGCATCCTCAAACTATAGCAATTATACTTGCTCATTTAGAACCTACACAGGCAGCAGAAGTTTTAAGCAAGTTTCCTGAACAGTTTAAAATAGAAATTTCTCAAAGAATTGCAAATCTTGAACAGATTTCTCCTACAATTTTGACTGAACTTGAAGACGTACTTCAGAGCCAGCTGCGTTCATATACGCAATCAAGAAGAATAGGAGGAGTAAAGACAGTTGCTGAAATACTTAATCAGATGGACAGAACAAGTGAGGAACTGATTCTTAAAAATATTGAAGAGAAAGACCCAATTTTAGCTGATGAAATTAGAAAACTTATGTTTACCTTTGAAGACCTTATCTATGTTGATGATAGAGGTATCCAGACAATTCTTAAAGAGATCTCAACTGATGACCTTGCACTTGCACTGAAAATGGCATCAGAGGAATTAAAAGAAAAGATATTTAAGAACATGTCAAGTAGAGCAGTTGAGATTCTTAAAGAGGAAATGGAAGCAAAAGGACCTGTGAGAGTCTCAGATGTTGAGAAGGCTCAGATGAACATTGTGAGAGTCGCAAGAAAACTTGAGGAAGAGGGTAAAATTGTAGTTGGTAAAAGAGGAGGTGAAGCAATTGTTACCTGA
- a CDS encoding FliH/SctL family protein yields MKQLLPEDIKPYVPLSFDENKKIAIDKHENNFDEDLIKKGYEQGFNKGYEVGYNEGLSKGYEEGFNKSQKEIKEKSDEFLRATQFFKNIIKELSLFKEKQIEFFLPQILKFAFKIAEKIVATKISLDREVTFSIVKETLKSVPFNEDRIIIKLNPEDYDFIANKINELDIDKAKLQIESSPDITKGGCWIETQSQHIVSTIEQRLKEIENALNSVISQQS; encoded by the coding sequence GTGAAGCAATTGTTACCTGAGGATATTAAGCCTTATGTTCCTTTATCCTTTGATGAAAATAAGAAGATAGCAATTGACAAACACGAAAATAACTTTGATGAAGACCTTATAAAAAAAGGTTATGAACAGGGGTTTAACAAGGGATATGAAGTTGGATATAATGAAGGTCTTAGTAAGGGTTATGAAGAAGGATTTAATAAGAGTCAGAAGGAGATAAAAGAAAAATCAGATGAATTTCTCAGAGCAACTCAATTTTTTAAAAACATAATAAAAGAATTATCTCTTTTTAAAGAAAAACAAATAGAATTTTTTCTTCCACAGATTTTAAAATTTGCTTTTAAAATAGCAGAAAAAATTGTAGCCACAAAGATTTCCCTTGACAGAGAAGTAACTTTTTCAATTGTCAAGGAAACTTTAAAATCTGTTCCTTTTAATGAAGACAGGATTATTATAAAGCTTAATCCAGAGGATTATGATTTCATTGCAAACAAAATTAATGAACTTGACATTGACAAAGCAAAACTTCAAATAGAGTCTTCTCCTGATATAACAAAAGGAGGATGCTGGATTGAAACTCAATCTCAGCACATTGTATCAACAATTGAGCAGAGGCTCAAGGAGATAGAGAATGCTCTCAATTCAGTCATTTCTCAGCAAAGCTGA
- a CDS encoding FliI/YscN family ATPase: MLSIQSFLSKAEEVLEEISPIKIYGKVTKAVGLIVESVGIDASIGDICEIITDENSVEAEVVGFKNGTILLSPLGEVYGIKAGATIAVKGKQSYIPLNNDILGRIIDGTGNPIDGGVSLKGKPFPIYKEVINPLEREIIKEPLDLGIRAINALITCGKGQKIGIMAGSGVGKSVLLGMIARYTSADINVIALIGERGREVREFIENDLADGLKKSVVVVSTSDAPALARIRGAFLATAIAEYFREQGKHVLLLMDSLTRFAMAQREIGLAAGEPPTMKGYPPSVFNLMPKLLERVGVIKNGGSITGIYTVLVEGDDLTDPVADASRAILDGHIVLSRELANRNHYPAIDPLKSISRLMKDIVDDKHLKYAGRLLDIIATYARYEDIINIGAYKEGTNAQVDFAIKMMDKINSFLKQDISEKADFKESLQKLYSLFED; encoded by the coding sequence ATGCTCTCAATTCAGTCATTTCTCAGCAAAGCTGAAGAAGTTTTGGAAGAAATAAGTCCGATTAAAATTTATGGTAAAGTAACAAAGGCTGTCGGACTTATTGTTGAGAGTGTTGGAATAGATGCAAGCATTGGAGATATTTGTGAGATTATCACTGATGAAAACAGTGTTGAAGCAGAGGTTGTTGGATTTAAAAATGGAACTATTTTGCTTTCTCCTCTTGGTGAAGTTTACGGGATAAAAGCAGGAGCAACAATTGCTGTAAAGGGAAAACAAAGTTACATCCCCTTAAATAATGATATTCTTGGAAGAATAATTGATGGAACAGGAAATCCTATTGATGGTGGAGTTTCATTAAAAGGAAAGCCCTTTCCAATATATAAGGAAGTTATAAATCCTCTTGAAAGAGAAATAATTAAAGAACCTCTTGACCTTGGCATTAGAGCAATAAATGCACTCATAACATGTGGTAAGGGACAGAAAATTGGGATTATGGCAGGAAGCGGGGTTGGTAAAAGTGTTTTACTTGGAATGATTGCGAGATATACTTCAGCTGATATAAATGTAATAGCACTGATTGGTGAGCGAGGCAGAGAAGTAAGAGAGTTTATTGAAAATGATCTTGCTGATGGATTAAAAAAATCAGTTGTTGTTGTTTCAACATCTGATGCTCCAGCCCTTGCACGCATTAGAGGCGCATTTTTAGCAACTGCCATAGCAGAGTATTTCAGAGAGCAAGGTAAACATGTGCTTTTACTTATGGATTCTCTCACTCGTTTTGCAATGGCTCAGAGAGAAATAGGACTTGCAGCGGGTGAACCTCCTACAATGAAAGGATATCCTCCGAGTGTTTTTAATTTAATGCCTAAGCTTCTTGAAAGAGTCGGCGTTATAAAAAATGGTGGGTCAATAACAGGAATATACACTGTTCTTGTTGAAGGAGATGATCTTACAGACCCTGTTGCTGATGCATCAAGAGCAATCCTTGATGGTCACATAGTTCTAAGCAGAGAACTTGCAAATAGAAACCACTATCCAGCAATTGATCCATTAAAAAGTATAAGCAGGTTGATGAAAGACATAGTAGATGATAAACATCTTAAATATGCTGGTAGACTCCTTGATATTATTGCAACTTATGCCAGATATGAAGATATTATAAATATCGGGGCATACAAAGAAGGAACAAATGCACAAGTTGATTTTGCAATTAAGATGATGGATAAAATAAACAGCTTCTTAAAACAGGATATAAGCGAAAAGGCTGATTTTAAGGAAAGCCTTCAAAAACTTTATAGTTTGTTTGAAGATTAA